AACCATTTGAGTAACCATTTGGCGTAATTCAGCTTCGGAGATGCCTTTTTGACTAAATTTTTCTAAAACGCCCATTTGCCGATACATCTGGAGACTTGAATTAACAACTCCTTGTAAATCAAATTGAAGGGGTGAAAAACCTGCTAAAGCAAAGAACAATCCCAGGGCCCCAATAGTTCCTCCAATAGCAGCCATGCTGCCATAAAATAATGTTTTTCCAAAGGACCAATGGTTTCTTAAAGCATACCCATAGACTAAGGCTGCTCCACCATATTGTAAAACTATAATTAAGGCCCTATAAGGAGTGGCAAAGATACTTAGTAAAAGAGCAGTTACCAGCATTCCAAGCAGGCCTGTGCGCATATCCTGCCTAATGCAAAGAATGATAATAGGAATAGTCCAAAGGAAATTAGTTATAATGCCCAAAAGAGGAATATATAGACCAAGTAAAGCTATGAGAACTGCAACTGCCGCTAATAGCGCCCCTTCAGCCAAAGATGAGGGTTTAAGGTATTCTCCCTTCATTTCTTACACCTTTCCTTTATTTAAAAAGTAGGAGGGAGCAGTGCTCCCTCCTTACTACCTTCTTGCTTATTCCGCTGTTGTAAAAGGCAACAAAGCAATATGCCTAGCCCTTTTAATAGCTGTTGTTAGCTGCCTTTGATGTCCGGCACAATTACCTGTAATTCTTCTAGGTAGTATTTTCCCACGTTCAGTCACATACTTTTTAAGCTTATGAACATCTTTGTAATCAATACCTTCGACTTTATCTACACAGAAACTACATACGCGTTTCCGGGAACGACGACGTTCACGTTTCATTTTATCCCCTCCTATACATTAAAATGGAAGATCATCTCCGGGAAGGTCAAAATCGGTAGAAAGGTTTGGCTCATTTCCAAAGTTTGTCCCACCGCTTTTATTTCCTTCCTTAGGCCAATCCAGGAACCTGACATTTTCAGCAACTACTTCTGATACTTGCCTTTTTTGCCCATCAGCTGCATCATAAGACCTGACTTGCAGTCTGCCTTCCACAGCAACTAAACGGCCCTTACCTAAGTTGTTAGCGCAAACCTCAGCTAGCTTTTGCCACACAACAATGCGAATAAAATCAGCTTCGCGTTGTCCTTGCTGATTAGCATACTGTCTGTCTACGGCTAAGGTAAAAGTAGCCACTGCTACTCCATTAGCTGTATAGCGCAGTTCTGGGTCCCTAGTCAAGCGCCCGATTAATATAACCT
The Bacillota bacterium LX-D genome window above contains:
- a CDS encoding YybS family protein; amino-acid sequence: MKGEYLKPSSLAEGALLAAVAVLIALLGLYIPLLGIITNFLWTIPIIILCIRQDMRTGLLGMLVTALLLSIFATPYRALIIVLQYGGAALVYGYALRNHWSFGKTLFYGSMAAIGGTIGALGLFFALAGFSPLQFDLQGVVNSSLQMYRQMGVLEKFSQKGISEAELRQMVTQMVTFIQAVIPAYMLLSSLANALLSLLLSRKILQKLRIPIPKAAPFSQWKLPWYFIWPFILGLGAWLFTDYLGWPPLKTVGQNIVIFYFPIFTFIGIAVVKYYFQKIDLLLIKLGLILLAVFNLPVSISFLILLGMFDTVLDYRRLGKSKS
- the rpsR gene encoding 30S ribosomal protein S18, producing the protein MKRERRRSRKRVCSFCVDKVEGIDYKDVHKLKKYVTERGKILPRRITGNCAGHQRQLTTAIKRARHIALLPFTTAE
- the ssb gene encoding single-stranded DNA-binding protein codes for the protein MLNKVILIGRLTRDPELRYTANGVAVATFTLAVDRQYANQQGQREADFIRIVVWQKLAEVCANNLGKGRLVAVEGRLQVRSYDAADGQKRQVSEVVAENVRFLDWPKEGNKSGGTNFGNEPNLSTDFDLPGDDLPF